A single genomic interval of Paracoccus contaminans harbors:
- a CDS encoding ATP-binding cassette domain-containing protein: MMLARLDGETLGHGGAAVLPDVRLGLSAGERLVLLGRSGSGKTTLLNALHERLMAGGHRVALAPQDYALVPQLSVLRNTLMGRLDDHGAIANLVTLIRPGRARRAEAAPLLGRLGLDGLIDRPVQSLSGGQRQRTALARALYRGGAVLIADEPVSAVDETQAEALLALMGERFPTSVLALHDVALARAHATRLIGLRAGRIAFDAPPARVDPAAIEALYAA; the protein is encoded by the coding sequence ATGATGCTGGCCCGCCTTGACGGCGAGACGCTGGGCCATGGCGGCGCCGCGGTGCTGCCTGATGTCAGGCTCGGCCTTTCGGCGGGCGAGCGGCTGGTGCTGCTGGGCCGGTCGGGGTCGGGCAAGACCACGCTGCTGAACGCTCTGCACGAACGGCTGATGGCGGGCGGGCACCGCGTGGCGCTGGCCCCGCAGGATTATGCGCTGGTTCCCCAGCTGTCGGTGCTGCGCAACACCCTGATGGGGCGGCTGGACGATCACGGCGCCATCGCCAATCTGGTGACGCTGATCCGCCCCGGACGGGCGCGCCGGGCCGAGGCCGCGCCCCTGCTGGGCCGGCTGGGCCTTGACGGGCTGATCGACCGGCCGGTGCAGTCGCTGTCGGGCGGCCAGCGCCAGCGCACCGCGCTGGCCCGCGCCCTCTATCGCGGCGGCGCGGTGCTGATCGCGGACGAGCCGGTGTCGGCGGTGGACGAGACCCAGGCCGAGGCGCTGCTGGCCCTGATGGGCGAGCGGTTCCCCACCAGCGTCCTTGCGCTGCATGACGTGGCGCTCGCGCGCGCCCATGCGACCCGGCTGATCGGCCTGCGGGCGGGCCGCATCGCGTTCGACGCCCCGCCCGCCAGGGTCGATCCGGCCGCGATCGAGGCGCTGTATGCGGCCTGA
- a CDS encoding PhnE/PtxC family ABC transporter permease has product MRPERLGSGAVIGGCLGLALLALPFADLASSVPQSGAAMLRMLRGFVTPDFSAIEDMGGALASTLAFALAGVAAGAAGGFALAPFWHRRGVRALSTALRSVHELFWALVLMQVLGISPAAGVLAIALPYAGIFAKVFAEQIEEADPRPAQLLPPRTDALSRFLWARLPLVAPAMLSYLLYRVECGLRSSAVLGFIGLPTLGFQLDTFFRQGAYSAAGAIMAIYILLIATLRLWLRPRALALWIGGAALWLAQIAHPPMGGGALWRFVTQDIIPAPLRMGAGAGAFLSWLGNILRHEALPGTLATLIVGQIALALTGMLAFAGFAAVVPRVAGRARPLGHLLLVVLRSFPEYMLAYLFLQLLGPSMLPAILALALHNGAIIAHLLGREAMLLPLRPDAPRGLVLWAWELAPRLSGRFVALCLYRWEIILRETAVMGLLGVATLGFYIDSALAELRVDRVLVLLAGAMAITAGADAVSRAIRRRMRG; this is encoded by the coding sequence ATGCGGCCTGAGCGGCTGGGCAGCGGGGCCGTCATCGGCGGCTGCCTGGGGCTGGCGCTGCTGGCGCTGCCCTTTGCGGACCTGGCATCCTCGGTGCCGCAGTCGGGCGCGGCGATGCTGCGGATGCTCAGGGGCTTCGTGACGCCGGACTTCTCGGCGATCGAGGACATGGGCGGCGCCCTTGCCTCGACCCTCGCCTTCGCGCTGGCCGGGGTCGCGGCGGGGGCGGCAGGGGGCTTTGCGCTGGCGCCGTTCTGGCACCGGCGAGGGGTGCGCGCGCTGTCCACCGCGCTGCGCTCGGTGCATGAGCTGTTCTGGGCGCTGGTGCTGATGCAGGTGCTGGGCATCAGCCCGGCCGCCGGGGTGCTGGCCATCGCCCTGCCCTATGCGGGGATCTTCGCCAAGGTCTTTGCCGAACAGATCGAGGAGGCCGACCCCCGCCCTGCGCAGCTGCTGCCGCCCCGCACCGATGCGCTCAGCCGCTTTCTGTGGGCGCGGCTGCCGCTGGTCGCGCCGGCGATGCTGTCCTATCTGCTCTATCGCGTGGAATGCGGGCTGCGATCCTCGGCGGTGCTGGGCTTCATCGGGCTGCCGACGCTGGGGTTCCAGCTTGATACATTCTTCCGGCAGGGCGCCTATTCCGCCGCCGGCGCGATCATGGCGATCTATATCCTGCTGATCGCCACGCTGCGCCTGTGGCTGCGGCCCCGCGCGCTGGCGCTGTGGATCGGGGGGGCGGCGCTGTGGCTGGCGCAGATCGCCCATCCCCCGATGGGCGGCGGGGCGCTGTGGCGCTTTGTGACCCAGGACATCATCCCCGCCCCCCTGCGCATGGGCGCGGGAGCGGGCGCATTCCTGTCGTGGCTGGGCAATATCCTGCGCCACGAGGCGCTGCCCGGCACGCTGGCCACGCTGATCGTGGGGCAGATCGCGCTGGCGCTGACCGGGATGCTGGCCTTTGCCGGCTTTGCCGCCGTCGTGCCGCGGGTGGCGGGCCGCGCCCGTCCCCTGGGCCATCTGCTGCTGGTCGTGCTGCGGTCCTTTCCCGAATACATGCTGGCCTATCTGTTCCTGCAGCTGCTGGGTCCGTCGATGCTGCCGGCGATCCTGGCGCTGGCGCTGCACAACGGGGCGATCATCGCCCATCTGCTGGGGCGCGAGGCGATGCTGCTGCCCCTGCGGCCGGATGCGCCGCGCGGGCTGGTGCTGTGGGCATGGGAACTGGCGCCGCGCCTGTCGGGGCGGTTCGTGGCGCTGTGCCTTTATCGGTGGGAAATCATCCTGCGCGAGACGGCGGTCATGGGTCTGCTGGGGGTGGCGACGCTGGGCTTTTACATCGACAGCGCCCTGGCCGAGCTGCGGGTGGACCGGGTACTGGTGCTGCTGGCCGGGGCCATGGCGATCACCGCCGGGGCCGACGCCGTCTCGCGCGCGATCCGCCGCCGCATGCGGGGCTGA
- a CDS encoding DUF6446 family protein gives MSVTAGKLLASALVLSALGAGAGMWYAQEYAFYDRLPPQGELAAVAADGAPVSLALRDFQGIDGSSSPIKWRACMTLDPAAAAALPVFDKPTPLIGPGWFSCYDAGRLTADLASGAATARLVQPEMRPDVDRIIAVYPDGRAFGWQQINDKTPERGVMD, from the coding sequence GTGAGCGTGACCGCCGGCAAGCTGCTCGCCTCGGCCCTGGTTCTGTCGGCGCTGGGGGCCGGGGCGGGGATGTGGTATGCACAGGAATACGCCTTCTATGACCGCCTGCCGCCGCAGGGGGAACTGGCGGCGGTGGCGGCGGATGGCGCGCCGGTCAGCCTTGCGCTGCGCGATTTCCAGGGGATCGACGGCAGCTCGTCCCCGATCAAGTGGCGCGCCTGCATGACGCTCGACCCCGCCGCGGCCGCAGCCCTGCCCGTGTTCGACAAGCCGACCCCGCTGATCGGGCCGGGCTGGTTTTCCTGTTATGACGCAGGCCGCCTGACCGCCGATCTGGCCAGCGGCGCGGCAACCGCGCGGCTGGTCCAGCCCGAGATGCGCCCCGACGTGGACCGCATCATCGCCGTCTATCCCGACGGGCGCGCCTTTGGCTGGCAGCAGATCAACGACAAGACCCCGGAACGCGGAGTGATGGACTGA
- a CDS encoding peptidoglycan-binding domain-containing protein, whose amino-acid sequence MRKLVTLIAAALPAAAAVPAWAEQVVLRIEARRAAQSQAVADDWAGRLPGVVTFPLPGGWTGIGIGPMERDAAEAELARLKAAGAIPADSFIAPAPDGVAPAGNSASGQPEAAQTDAAGQDGAGQDGAGQDGAGAAAPVAANPAAAASTFVPPRAAPDPAPEAGAQGGDGDGAAVQKAGDGAEGNRADADAPAAAPAGAEPVAAASGDGASGDGSSGDGAAPAAQLAEGDYLRLQRFETREAADEALARWRADFPETGLTRQADGAYAVTLGPLPADIAAAWLGALRAAERVGKPGAVVPAADLGTVIVPGSAIDLPGPGTAAMPPLDEVQRALRWAGHYDGRIDGKDGPQTRAAIAAEVLALRAAPDAGSAMQALIDRRAAWRAGMGLARLDDPQSGLSVTAPMDRLQFDRNEQGLSIYGPKDGSGAALILYSAPGGQQEMLDFAGLVTALGWVPSPQRRVDPGQASLKGRNATHIGQAEARVVDGRVEGLVLIWPVMDEADQPRIAAELIDSLSRTPAAAPAETGSEAGAATDAAAAAGGDIQGNDAPAGDTAAAGEAAKSGGAVSDAAPGGSAGSSADTDAGGGQGTDPAASNAQGTAPADTAPASDTPGPAAN is encoded by the coding sequence ATGCGCAAGCTTGTCACTCTGATCGCCGCCGCGCTGCCCGCTGCCGCCGCCGTCCCGGCATGGGCCGAACAGGTCGTGCTGCGGATCGAGGCGCGGCGCGCCGCGCAGAGCCAGGCGGTGGCGGATGACTGGGCCGGCCGGCTGCCGGGCGTTGTGACCTTTCCGCTGCCCGGCGGCTGGACGGGCATCGGCATCGGCCCCATGGAACGGGATGCAGCCGAGGCCGAGCTGGCGCGGCTGAAGGCGGCGGGCGCGATCCCGGCCGACAGCTTCATCGCGCCCGCGCCGGACGGCGTGGCGCCGGCCGGGAACAGCGCGTCCGGTCAGCCCGAGGCGGCGCAGACGGATGCGGCCGGTCAGGACGGGGCCGGTCAGGACGGGGCCGGTCAGGATGGGGCGGGGGCGGCCGCGCCGGTTGCCGCCAACCCCGCCGCCGCGGCATCGACTTTCGTGCCGCCCCGCGCCGCGCCCGATCCTGCCCCCGAGGCAGGCGCGCAGGGCGGTGATGGTGATGGCGCGGCTGTGCAAAAGGCCGGCGATGGGGCCGAGGGGAACAGGGCCGATGCCGATGCGCCCGCCGCCGCCCCGGCTGGCGCCGAACCTGTTGCCGCTGCATCGGGTGACGGCGCATCGGGTGACGGCTCATCGGGTGACGGCGCCGCCCCCGCCGCGCAGCTGGCCGAGGGCGATTATCTGCGCCTGCAGCGCTTTGAGACGCGCGAGGCCGCGGATGAGGCGCTGGCCCGCTGGCGCGCCGATTTCCCCGAAACGGGCCTGACGCGGCAGGCGGACGGCGCCTATGCGGTCACGCTGGGGCCGCTGCCGGCCGACATCGCCGCCGCATGGCTGGGCGCCCTGCGCGCCGCCGAACGGGTGGGCAAGCCGGGCGCGGTCGTGCCCGCCGCCGATCTGGGCACCGTGATCGTCCCCGGATCGGCCATCGATCTGCCCGGTCCCGGCACCGCGGCGATGCCGCCGCTCGACGAGGTACAGCGGGCGCTGCGCTGGGCAGGCCATTATGACGGGCGCATCGACGGCAAGGACGGCCCCCAGACCCGCGCCGCCATCGCCGCCGAGGTGCTGGCCCTGCGCGCCGCGCCCGATGCGGGCAGCGCCATGCAGGCGCTGATCGACCGCCGGGCGGCCTGGCGCGCCGGCATGGGGCTGGCGCGGCTGGACGATCCGCAAAGCGGGCTGTCGGTCACCGCCCCGATGGACCGCCTGCAATTCGACCGTAACGAACAGGGCCTGTCGATCTATGGCCCCAAGGACGGCTCGGGCGCGGCGCTGATCCTGTATTCTGCGCCCGGCGGACAGCAGGAGATGCTGGACTTTGCCGGCCTTGTCACGGCGCTGGGCTGGGTGCCCTCGCCCCAGCGGCGCGTCGATCCGGGCCAGGCCAGCCTCAAGGGGCGCAACGCCACGCATATCGGCCAAGCCGAGGCGCGCGTCGTCGATGGCCGGGTCGAGGGACTGGTGCTGATCTGGCCGGTGATGGACGAGGCCGACCAGCCTCGCATCGCCGCCGAGCTGATCGACAGCCTCTCGCGCACGCCCGCTGCGGCCCCCGCCGAAACCGGGTCCGAAGCCGGAGCAGCAACGGATGCGGCCGCCGCGGCGGGGGGCGACATCCAGGGGAACGATGCGCCGGCGGGCGATACGGCCGCAGCCGGCGAGGCCGCCAAGAGCGGCGGGGCCGTCAGTGATGCCGCCCCCGGCGGCAGCGCGGGGAGCAGTGCCGACACCGATGCCGGCGGCGGGCAAGGAACCGATCCCGCCGCCAGCAACGCGCAAGGGACCGCCCCCGCCGACACCGCCCCCGCCAGCGACACGCCCGGCCCCGCAGCCAACTGA
- a CDS encoding Na+/H+ antiporter, with the protein MSVADTFELTLALLTVIVGLYWLALTLRLPPSAALLVGSGALAFVPGLPHFVADPDLVLVLFLPPLLMDGAFSTSLGRFGRQLPGILSLAIGMVVFTTLAVGVVTHWLVPSLPWAACFALGAIVSPPDAVSARAVLQSVTLPRRLTALIEGESLVNDATGLVLFRFAVAAALSGVFDAGAVAADFARLFLGGVLVGLAAGAAWVVVARRMRDETLTLLVSLLLSWLSYLAGERLHVSGVISTVTAGLVMGWYQHVIFSAAVRLRGIAFNSVLVFVLEAMVFILIGFSLRDVVDRMGGMGAVASTMAVPLAGVVLAVILARFVWIFATDGMRALLSRAGMRGARPLGMRQAAVLGWAGMRGGVTLAIALTLPETMPGRDLMLVAAFAVIFATVVVQGTSLAALIGWVKPQDLEPPAPMSLAEAETALARVRLAVIEQNAYGPNGSLVHAHLLDQAQMRVAATEQFVHNHEQSYPRLVRHFDLLNRSIDAARAELIRLHRAGQIEDEVLHNLERDLDIEQMGLAYQLNG; encoded by the coding sequence ATGAGCGTTGCCGACACCTTTGAACTGACGCTTGCGCTGCTGACGGTCATCGTCGGCCTTTACTGGCTGGCGCTGACATTGCGGCTGCCGCCTTCGGCGGCGCTGCTGGTGGGCAGCGGGGCGCTGGCCTTTGTGCCGGGCCTGCCGCATTTCGTCGCCGACCCCGATCTGGTGCTGGTGCTGTTCCTGCCGCCGCTGCTGATGGACGGGGCGTTTTCCACATCGCTGGGGCGGTTCGGGCGGCAGTTGCCGGGCATCCTGTCGCTGGCGATCGGGATGGTGGTCTTCACCACCCTGGCCGTGGGGGTGGTGACGCACTGGCTGGTGCCCTCGCTGCCATGGGCGGCCTGCTTTGCGCTGGGGGCGATCGTCTCGCCGCCCGATGCCGTCTCGGCGCGGGCGGTGCTGCAAAGCGTCACCCTGCCGCGCCGCCTGACCGCCCTGATCGAGGGCGAAAGCCTGGTCAACGATGCCACCGGGCTGGTGCTGTTCCGCTTTGCCGTCGCCGCCGCGCTTAGCGGGGTGTTCGACGCGGGCGCCGTCGCGGCCGATTTCGCCCGCCTGTTCCTCGGCGGCGTGCTGGTCGGCCTGGCCGCGGGCGCGGCCTGGGTGGTCGTCGCAAGGCGGATGCGCGATGAGACGCTGACCCTGCTGGTCAGCCTTCTGCTGTCCTGGCTGTCCTATCTGGCAGGAGAGCGGCTGCACGTATCGGGCGTGATCTCGACCGTGACGGCGGGCCTGGTGATGGGCTGGTATCAGCATGTCATCTTTTCCGCCGCGGTCAGGCTGCGCGGCATCGCCTTCAACAGCGTGCTGGTCTTCGTGCTCGAGGCGATGGTGTTCATCCTAATCGGCTTTTCACTGCGCGACGTGGTGGACCGGATGGGAGGCATGGGGGCGGTCGCCTCGACCATGGCGGTGCCGCTGGCGGGGGTGGTGCTGGCGGTGATCCTTGCCCGCTTCGTGTGGATCTTCGCAACCGACGGGATGCGGGCGCTGCTCAGCCGCGCCGGGATGCGCGGGGCGCGCCCGCTGGGCATGCGGCAGGCAGCCGTGCTTGGCTGGGCGGGCATGCGGGGCGGGGTGACGCTGGCGATCGCGCTGACGCTGCCTGAAACGATGCCGGGGCGCGATCTAATGCTGGTCGCCGCCTTTGCGGTGATCTTTGCCACGGTCGTGGTGCAGGGCACCAGCCTTGCCGCGCTGATCGGCTGGGTCAAGCCGCAGGATCTGGAGCCCCCCGCCCCGATGAGCCTGGCCGAGGCTGAAACCGCCCTGGCCCGCGTGCGCCTTGCGGTGATCGAACAGAACGCCTACGGCCCCAACGGCAGCCTCGTTCACGCCCATTTGCTGGACCAGGCGCAGATGCGGGTGGCCGCGACCGAACAGTTCGTCCACAATCACGAACAGTCCTATCCAAGGCTGGTCCGGCATTTCGACCTGCTGAACCGGTCGATCGACGCGGCGCGGGCCGAACTGATCCGCCTGCACCGGGCCGGGCAGATCGAGGACGAGGTCCTGCACAATCTCGAACGCGACCTTGACATCGAACAGATGGGACTGGCCTATCAGCTGAACGGCTGA
- a CDS encoding glycine--tRNA ligase subunit alpha produces MTSPQTHDDRPRCFQDVILRLQSYWAATGCAVLQPYDMEVGAGTFHPATTLRSLGSRPWAAAYVQPSRRPTDGRYGENPNRLQHYYQYQVIIKPSPPNLQDLYLGSLRAIGLDPMIHDVRFVEDDWESPTLGAWGLGWEVWCDGMEVSQFTYFQQVGGHDCRPVSGELTYGLERLAMYVLGVEHVMDMPFNSPDAPIPLSYGDIFRQTEREYSRWNFDQADTDMLLAHFKDAEAECARILDAAETDSAGRRIPMAHPAYDQAIKASHLFNLLDARGVISVTERQAYIGRVRALAKRCADLFMTTDAATGGMPA; encoded by the coding sequence ATGACCAGCCCCCAGACCCACGACGACCGCCCGCGCTGTTTTCAGGATGTGATCCTGCGGCTGCAATCCTATTGGGCGGCGACCGGCTGCGCGGTGCTGCAGCCCTATGACATGGAGGTCGGGGCCGGCACCTTTCATCCCGCGACCACCCTGCGCTCGCTGGGCTCGCGCCCCTGGGCGGCGGCCTATGTCCAGCCCTCGCGCCGCCCGACCGACGGGCGCTATGGCGAGAACCCGAACCGGTTGCAGCACTATTACCAGTATCAGGTCATCATCAAACCCAGCCCGCCCAACCTGCAGGACCTGTATCTGGGCAGCCTGCGGGCCATCGGCCTCGATCCGATGATCCACGATGTCCGCTTTGTCGAGGATGACTGGGAATCCCCGACCCTCGGCGCCTGGGGCCTGGGATGGGAGGTGTGGTGCGACGGGATGGAGGTGAGCCAGTTCACCTATTTCCAGCAGGTCGGCGGCCATGACTGCCGCCCCGTCTCGGGCGAGCTGACCTACGGGCTCGAGCGCCTTGCCATGTATGTGCTGGGGGTGGAGCATGTCATGGACATGCCCTTCAACAGCCCCGACGCGCCGATCCCGCTGAGCTATGGCGACATCTTCCGCCAGACGGAACGCGAATATTCGCGCTGGAACTTCGATCAGGCCGACACCGACATGCTGCTGGCCCATTTCAAGGACGCCGAGGCGGAATGCGCCCGCATCCTCGATGCCGCCGAAACCGACAGCGCGGGCCGGCGTATCCCGATGGCGCATCCGGCCTATGACCAGGCGATCAAGGCCAGCCACCTGTTCAACCTGCTGGACGCGCGCGGCGTGATCTCGGTCACTGAACGGCAGGCCTATATCGGACGCGTCCGGGCGCTGGCCAAACGCTGCGCCGACCTGTTCATGACGACCGACGCCGCCACCGGGGGAATGCCGGCGTGA
- the glyS gene encoding glycine--tRNA ligase subunit beta, with the protein MMDLLIELFSEEIPARMQARARQDLQRLVTEGLVDAGLTYRSAGAFSTPRRLALAVEGLDAASKPVREERKGPRTDAPDAALQGFLRSTGLTLDQLERRADKKAEVYFAVITRPGRPAAAIVAEVLERTIRDFPWPKSMRWGSGTLRWVRPLHSIIALLTDEAGAQVVPLTVDGITAGDTTRGHRFMAPDAFSVTGFDDYAAKLRRARVMLDPAEREAAIRQEAANLAFARGWEIVPDDALMTELAGLVEWPVPLMGVIEERFLSLPSEVLQTSMKEHQKFLSARNPATGRIEGYVTVANIETPDQGATILHGNQRVLAARLSDAAFFWSNDLREAKAGMKDWAEGLKAVTFHAKLGSQHDRIERIAALAREIAPAVGADPALAEQAARVAKLDLRSAMVGEFPELQGTMGRYYALEAGLDAAVADAARDHYSPLGPSDAVPSAPVSVAVALADKLDTLTGFWAIDEKPTGSKDPYALRRAALGVIRLVLGNGVRVGVNQIVQSASSGCWYYSTLSEGIAVHSSQSGPAKDWRRLGVPDPQTGVVEHCLSFEDFRQALLEDRVRDFYGTVFDDLDADGAGGENRIVSGDDRLHRLNSDLLAFLHDRLKVHLREQGIRHDVIDAVLAMPGSDDLTLVVARATALNAMLATEDGTNLLQGLKRAANILAQAEDKDGVEYSFGADPKFAETDAERALFAALDAAEPRIEAAMQAEDFPAAMSAIAALRAPIDAFFGSVQVNTDNQMVRRNRLNLLHRIRETGRRIADFSRIEG; encoded by the coding sequence CTGATGGACCTGCTGATCGAGCTTTTCAGCGAAGAGATCCCCGCCCGGATGCAGGCCCGCGCGCGTCAGGATCTGCAACGGCTGGTGACGGAGGGGCTGGTCGATGCCGGCCTGACCTATCGCAGCGCCGGGGCCTTTTCCACGCCCCGCCGCCTGGCGCTGGCCGTCGAGGGGCTGGACGCGGCCAGCAAACCCGTGCGCGAGGAACGCAAGGGCCCGCGCACCGACGCCCCCGATGCGGCGCTGCAGGGCTTCCTGCGCTCGACCGGCCTGACCCTCGATCAGTTGGAACGCCGCGCCGACAAGAAGGCCGAGGTGTATTTCGCCGTCATCACCCGCCCCGGCCGCCCCGCCGCCGCGATCGTGGCCGAGGTGCTGGAACGCACCATCCGCGACTTTCCCTGGCCCAAGTCGATGCGCTGGGGTTCCGGCACCCTGCGCTGGGTCCGCCCGCTGCATTCCATCATCGCGCTGCTGACCGACGAGGCGGGGGCGCAGGTCGTGCCGCTGACGGTTGACGGCATCACGGCGGGCGATACCACGCGCGGCCACCGCTTCATGGCGCCCGATGCGTTCAGCGTGACGGGCTTTGACGATTATGCCGCGAAACTGCGCCGTGCGCGTGTCATGCTGGACCCCGCCGAACGCGAGGCCGCGATCCGGCAAGAGGCCGCGAACCTCGCCTTTGCCCGCGGGTGGGAGATCGTGCCCGACGACGCGCTGATGACCGAGCTGGCGGGCCTTGTCGAATGGCCGGTGCCGCTGATGGGCGTGATCGAGGAGCGCTTCCTGTCGCTGCCGTCCGAGGTGCTGCAGACCTCGATGAAGGAACACCAGAAGTTCCTGTCGGCCCGCAACCCGGCGACGGGCCGGATCGAGGGCTATGTCACCGTCGCCAATATCGAGACGCCCGACCAGGGCGCGACGATCCTGCACGGCAACCAGCGCGTGCTGGCCGCCCGGCTGTCGGACGCGGCTTTCTTCTGGTCGAACGACCTGCGCGAGGCAAAGGCGGGGATGAAGGATTGGGCCGAGGGGCTGAAGGCCGTGACCTTCCACGCCAAGCTGGGTTCCCAGCACGATCGGATCGAGCGCATCGCCGCCCTGGCCCGCGAGATCGCGCCGGCGGTGGGCGCCGATCCCGCGCTGGCCGAACAGGCCGCGCGGGTCGCGAAACTCGACCTGCGTTCCGCGATGGTGGGCGAATTCCCCGAATTGCAGGGCACGATGGGCCGCTATTACGCGCTGGAGGCCGGGCTGGATGCGGCGGTGGCCGACGCCGCCCGCGACCATTATTCGCCGCTGGGGCCAAGCGACGCGGTGCCCTCGGCCCCTGTGTCGGTGGCGGTCGCGCTGGCCGACAAGCTGGACACGCTGACCGGGTTCTGGGCAATCGACGAAAAGCCGACCGGGAGCAAGGACCCCTATGCGCTGCGCCGGGCGGCGCTGGGGGTGATCCGGCTGGTGCTGGGGAATGGGGTGCGGGTCGGGGTGAATCAGATAGTCCAATCTGCTTCTTCCGGGTGCTGGTATTACTCCACGTTGTCAGAGGGTATTGCCGTTCACTCCTCCCAATCGGGGCCTGCGAAAGATTGGCGGCGGCTCGGTGTGCCAGACCCACAAACTGGGGTTGTTGAGCATTGTCTATCTTTTGAGGATTTCCGCCAAGCACTGCTCGAAGATAGAGTTCGGGACTTTTACGGCACAGTTTTTGACGACTTGGACGCAGACGGTGCTGGTGGCGAAAACCGGATTGTCTCCGGTGATGACCGACTTCATCGTCTCAACTCCGACCTCCTCGCCTTCCTCCATGACCGCCTCAAGGTCCACCTGCGCGAACAGGGCATCCGCCATGACGTGATCGACGCGGTGCTGGCGATGCCGGGCAGCGATGACCTGACGCTCGTCGTGGCCCGCGCCACCGCGCTGAACGCGATGCTGGCGACCGAGGACGGGACCAACCTGCTGCAAGGGCTGAAACGCGCCGCCAACATCCTGGCGCAGGCCGAGGACAAGGACGGCGTGGAATACTCGTTCGGCGCCGACCCCAAATTCGCCGAAACCGATGCCGAACGCGCCCTGTTCGCCGCGCTCGATGCCGCCGAGCCGCGGATCGAGGCCGCCATGCAGGCCGAGGATTTCCCCGCCGCCATGTCGGCCATCGCCGCCCTGCGCGCGCCCATCGACGCCTTCTTCGGCTCGGTGCAGGTCAACACCGACAACCAGATGGTGCGCCGAAACCGCCTGAACCTGCTGCACCGCATCCGCGAAACCGGCCGCCGCATCGCCGATTTTTCCCGTATCGAGGGCTAG
- a CDS encoding TrkH family potassium uptake protein: MIDTRPVVHAIAKLAVGMGALMLAPAVVDWVHGDPTWQVFAVTAAATITLGTMVAIATRHHDATMIVEQAFLLTAGLWLVLPLVGAVPIRAALPGTSWTDAVFEAMSGMSTTGATAYPRLDALSLGLHLWRGILQWSGGLGIVVVAMVFLPVMRVGGMQFFRSEGFDTMGKAMPRANAIAAEMTQLYLAITVACAATYAALGMGGFDAVMHALTTCSTGGFGRYDASFGPFTGSPQVASTVFMLLASIPFMRMLQALHGDVGPLLRDSQIRGYLGTALVLCVLIMLYLALWQGVPPSPGLLREVSFNVVTIMSGTGYASVDVTMWGHLPFVLLIAAGLIGGCTGSTVCSIKVFRYQVLFQALRAQLAQLQSPSRVSLLRLQGRRLDPEVVNSVMAFFTLFVITFGVLIVALALTGLHARTALTAAWTAIANVGPAWGPEVTANGSVAAFPAPAKWLMIGGMYLGRLELITVLVVLMPRFWRQ, from the coding sequence ATGATCGACACGCGCCCCGTCGTCCACGCGATAGCCAAACTTGCAGTCGGAATGGGCGCGCTGATGCTGGCGCCGGCCGTGGTCGACTGGGTGCATGGCGATCCGACCTGGCAGGTCTTCGCCGTGACAGCGGCGGCCACCATCACGCTGGGGACCATGGTGGCGATCGCCACCCGCCATCACGACGCCACGATGATCGTCGAGCAGGCCTTCCTGCTGACCGCGGGGCTGTGGCTGGTGCTGCCCCTGGTCGGGGCCGTGCCGATCCGGGCGGCCCTGCCCGGGACAAGCTGGACCGATGCCGTCTTCGAGGCGATGTCGGGCATGTCCACCACCGGGGCCACCGCCTATCCCCGGCTCGATGCGCTGTCGCTGGGGCTGCACCTGTGGCGCGGCATCCTGCAATGGTCGGGGGGGCTGGGGATCGTCGTGGTCGCCATGGTGTTTTTGCCGGTGATGCGGGTCGGCGGGATGCAGTTCTTCCGCTCCGAGGGCTTTGACACCATGGGCAAGGCCATGCCCCGCGCCAATGCCATCGCCGCCGAGATGACCCAGCTTTACCTTGCCATCACCGTGGCCTGCGCGGCGACTTATGCGGCCCTGGGGATGGGCGGCTTTGACGCGGTGATGCATGCGCTGACCACCTGTTCGACCGGCGGGTTCGGGCGCTACGATGCCAGCTTCGGCCCCTTCACGGGCAGCCCGCAGGTGGCCTCGACGGTGTTCATGCTGCTCGCCTCGATCCCGTTCATGCGGATGCTGCAGGCGCTGCATGGCGATGTGGGGCCGCTGCTGCGCGACAGCCAGATCCGCGGCTATCTGGGCACGGCCCTGGTGCTATGCGTGCTGATCATGCTGTATCTGGCGCTGTGGCAGGGCGTGCCGCCCTCGCCGGGGCTGCTGCGCGAGGTGTCGTTCAACGTGGTCACGATCATGTCGGGCACGGGCTATGCCTCGGTCGACGTGACGATGTGGGGGCACCTGCCCTTCGTGCTGCTGATCGCGGCCGGCCTGATCGGGGGCTGCACCGGATCGACCGTCTGTTCGATCAAGGTGTTCCGCTATCAGGTGCTGTTCCAGGCGCTGCGCGCGCAGCTTGCCCAGCTGCAATCGCCCAGCCGGGTCAGCCTGCTGCGCCTGCAGGGCCGGCGGCTCGACCCCGAGGTGGTGAACTCGGTCATGGCGTTCTTCACGCTGTTCGTGATCACCTTCGGGGTGCTGATCGTGGCGCTGGCGCTGACGGGGCTGCACGCGCGCACGGCCCTGACGGCCGCCTGGACGGCGATCGCCAATGTCGGCCCCGCCTGGGGGCCCGAGGTGACGGCGAATGGCAGCGTGGCGGCCTTTCCAGCCCCGGCCAAGTGGCTGATGATCGGGGGGATGTATCTGGGCCGGCTTGAGCTGATCACGGTCCTCGTGGTGCTGATGCCCCGCTTCTGGCGGCAATAG